GGTGACGCCTTTCGGGTAATACATTTTGTCGCCCTCCCGCCAGATCATTTCCTTCGACGCGGCGTCCTCCAAAACTTCCATCGTGCCCTTCAGCATAACGCCGCGAAAAAATCTCCTGTCGAAAAAATAGATGCAGGCGTTGGGATTGGCGCGATATTGCGCCGCTCTCATCGACGAGGTGTTTGTTGTAAACCAGAAACATTTAATGCCCTCGCGCTTTCTGGGCGGCAACATGGCCTTTGTGTTGGGAAACCCGTCGCCGTCAATGGAACTGATCAAAGAAACACCCTGTTTGTCAATGAGGCTGCCTATCGTCTGTGCCGCGTCGCGCATCATGAAAATCACCTCCATGAGCAAAGTTATACGACGGTTGGAGGTGTTTGTAAACTACTCATTTTTTCGACAAATTTTCCCGTGCTGAATAAAATTTTCGAGTCACAGAGCATGAAAATTGTATGAAAGTTGCTATTAATGGTACGATAGTATATAATAATACTGATAATATTTTTTTATTTTAAGTTTTCATTGTTCATCGATACTGCTTTAAGCCGTTAATCCTTGAATTTATATCTGTTCA
This DNA window, taken from Synergistaceae bacterium, encodes the following:
- a CDS encoding pyridoxamine 5'-phosphate oxidase family protein → MMRDAAQTIGSLIDKQGVSLISSIDGDGFPNTKAMLPPRKREGIKCFWFTTNTSSMRAAQYRANPNACIYFFDRRFFRGVMLKGTMEVLEDAASKEMIWREGDKMYYPKGVTDPDYCVLKFTASSGRYYSNFSSQDFGV